One window from the genome of Deinococcus sp. NW-56 encodes:
- a CDS encoding V-type ATP synthase subunit E, whose protein sequence is MALDKLLEHEAQGEIERIRAEARDRAQSILAQAQERAEALVESRARLLETQRQAGLVRARSAADLELNAARLTAGEQGLSQVYALVESQLRDISGLPEYREILARLLTQARQAIPDAEAVEVSPQDLTVAQGLVTDLPVRANPGVQGGVRVVARGGKSGITNTLPGRLERVRAELAPQVSRLLAGE, encoded by the coding sequence ATGGCCCTCGACAAGCTTCTCGAACACGAGGCGCAGGGCGAGATCGAGCGCATCCGCGCCGAGGCCCGCGACCGTGCCCAGTCCATCCTGGCGCAGGCCCAGGAACGGGCTGAGGCGCTCGTCGAGAGCCGCGCCCGGTTGCTGGAGACCCAGCGTCAGGCTGGGCTGGTCCGTGCCCGCTCGGCGGCCGACCTCGAACTCAACGCTGCGCGGCTGACCGCGGGCGAGCAGGGCCTCTCGCAGGTCTACGCGCTCGTCGAGTCGCAACTGCGCGACATCAGCGGGCTGCCCGAGTACCGCGAGATCCTGGCCCGGCTGCTCACCCAGGCCCGTCAGGCGATTCCCGACGCCGAAGCGGTGGAAGTCAGCCCGCAGGACCTGACTGTGGCCCAGGGTCTCGTCACCGACCTGCCGGTCCGGGCCAACCCGGGAGTTCAGGGCGGGGTGCGGGTCGTGGCCCGCGGCGGCAAGAGCGGGATCACCAACACGCTGCCGGGCCGCCTGGAGCGGGTCCGCGCGGAACTGGCGCCGCAGGTCAGCCGCCTGCTCGCCGGGGAATAA